The genomic DNA TTTGCTCCTAAAAAAAATATTTTTGCACGAAAATTCGGTAATTTATGGATAAAAATTTATACCGGTTTTTCATTGAGCGACACGCAAAGCGGATTTCGTGTCTATCCGATAAAAAAAATGAAAAATATTAAATTCAAAACTAATCGTTTTGAATTTGAACAGGAAGTTTTGGTTAAATCGGCTTGGGCGGGAATAAAGTTAACGGAGTTTTCAATTCCACAGTTTTATCAATCACAGAACGAGCGGATTTCGCATTACCGTGTTTTTCGTGACAGTATAAGGATTTCGTGGTTTTTTGTCAAAACGGCGTTTGCAAAAATTCATTTCGTTTTTAATAACGAACTTAAATCGAACATTTCACCTCGAAAAGCGGCTTTTTCATTTGCTATAGGCGTGTTTCTCGGCATATTTCCCATTTACGGTTTTCAAATGCCGGCCGCTTTGGCGATTTCGACAGCAGCGAAACTTAATAGACCGCTTTCGGCTCTCGGGACTATGATTTCCGTACCGCCGCTATTGCCGTTTATCTTAATAGCGTCAATTTGGCTTGGTTCGATAGTTTTTCCCGACAGCATTCAAAAAGTCGAAACGCTTACGGATCTGTTTTCGGAAAATAAATTGGAATTTTTACTCAAAGGGGGGAAATGTTTTATCGTTGGAAGCGTAATCCTTGCTTTTATTTTGGCTACTATATCTTATTTGATAGCGTTTCTAATTTGTTTGGCGACGCGAAAAAAGAAAGAACTCACGCACGACAATCGCCTATACAAATTCATATAACATTGAGTTGCAAATTGGGATTTGGCAGGGGAAGAAGGATTCGAACCCTCGACACCGGGAACCAGAATCCCGTGTTCTGACCAACTGAACTATTCCCCTGCGAAACTTCGCGGAAAATATTTAATTTCTGAGTGTTTTGTCAAGATAAACTCAAACATCCGCAAAAAAAGTCAAACGAATTAAGTTTTTTCTCACGTCCGCAATGAAATTGAATATAAGAAATTAGTTGTCCTGTGATAAGAATTTTTTCTTTTATTGGAATATTTTGCATTTTTTCATAAATTTCTAAACCGCCTTTGGAAAGAAGTGTTAAAATTTCTTTTTTCCAATTCGGTTTTGGGTGGCATTTTATACATAAAAATCCTCCGTTTTGTTTTGATAAGAAAGCGTCTGTCAGTATATTTGAACAGTTGATGCAGTTTTGCAAGTCAATTTCGTAGCCTAGAAACTTTGCAAATCTTATACAAAAAAGCCAAAATCCAAAAAATATCTCGCTGTCGGATTTTTTCAAGTATTTCATATACTTTTCAAGTAAATTATACAGTTCAAAAGTATCGCCGTTTTCTTGCGGAACGACTTGTAAAATCAGCTCGAAAGCGCAATCCCGCATAGCGATTTTGTTTATATCCGAACCGAAAGAATAATTTTCGACAATATCGTATTTAGATGTTTTGGGCAAAGTATTTTTTTCAAGGTAACGTTTAGAAATCTGCCACTCTACGACCGCTCCGATTCCGTAATTTCCGCCGTGTTTTTTTACTCCGTGAAGCAAAACCGAACAAATTCCATTGTCTTTTGTTATTGTTTTTAGGATTGCGGACGTTTCGCCGAAGTGTATGTATTGAAGCACAATTCCTTTGAGAACTTTTTCCATTTTTGTTTCCTGAAAAACAAGCGTTTTATGGCATGAAAAATAATAAATGTCATACAAAATTTGACCGCAAAGCAGTAATAATCGTATTTTCTTTTTAAAGGGGGCGTTTTTTATGAAAAGTATTATTTCCGATATGGACGGAGTGATTTATAGGGGTGCAAAGTTAATCGACGGAGCGAATGAATTTATTGACAGGATGATTGTAAACCGAGTAAAATTCTTATTTTTAACAAATAATTCCGAGCAAACGCCGCGAGACCTTAAACAAAAACTCGAAAAAAAAGGGGTTAAGGGAGTCGTTGAAAGCAATTTCATTACCAGCGCTATGGCGACCGCAATGTTTTTGAAACAGCAAAAAGAACACGCAACGGTTTATGTCGTCGGCGGCGGTGGGTTGATAAATGAATTATACAATGTCGGTTTTACGATTTCCGAGAGCAATCCCGATTATGTCGTTGTCGGAAAAACCACGACGAACTTTAACTTTGAGACACTGAAAATCGCCGTACGTTTAATTCAAAAAGGAGCAAAATTTATAGGGACAAATCCGGATATGACGGATCCGACAGAAAACGGAACGGAACCCGCCTGCGGAACGCTTTTGGCGGCTATTGAAGCGGCAAGCGGGAAAAAACCGTATATTATCGGAAAACCCAATTCGCTTATGATGATGATGGCGGCAAAAAAATTAGGCGTTCACCCCGAAGAAACCGTCATGATAGGCGACAGAATGGATACCGATATTGTCGGCGGGATGGAAGCGGGAATGAAAACATGTTTAGTTCTTTCCGGCGTAAGTTCGGCAGAAGACATAGATAATTTCCCTTATCATCCGGATAGCATATTTAACAGTGTGGCGGATATCGACCCATTAGAGTTTTAGAGAACCAAGAATTATCTTTTACTTGCATAGCAAACTTTTTTACAAAAAATAAAAAAAGTATTGTTTTTTTGTATATATTACAGTATCCTGTGTAATAAGACTTCTCAAAAGGAAGGTATTATGGTACGTAATATTCAAAAAACATTAGAAACCTGGTGTCAAAAATACAATAGTAATTTTGGATTCAGTTCAAGCAGTTGGAACGGCGCTACGGTTCGTGAAACCAGCAGTTATACCGATAGACCGCATATCGCTATCGGAATGACAAGCAAAAATCTAAACGAGGTGGATTGGATGAGAGAAAAAGAGCTGATAAGTATGTTTTTCCCTAGGTTTTTTGAAATAGATTTTTCTATGCAGAAAGCGCTTATATTCATTGACGACAGATCGGACGAGTCATAAGTCAAATCGGATTTTTTCATCAGTTTTTTATTTTACTCTTGCGTTTATTATAAATATTTTATTATATTAACGCCGTTGCAGCATTGATTGGGGCGTAGCTCAGTCGGCAGAGCAGCTGGCTGTTAACCAGCTTGTCGGGGGTTCAAGTCCCTCCACCCCAGCCATACTTGCGGATGAAATTTATTTTTCATCCGCTTTTTTAATTATTCTTCGTCTTTGACGATTTCGTAGGGCCAGCCTTTTATGCCGCCTTCTACGTCGTACACATTAGTATATCCCATTTCGATAAGTATTTCACAAGACGGCTTGCTTCTACTTCCGCCCAAACAATGTACCAAAATAACGGCGTCTTTGTTCGGCAGCATTTCAGCGGCTTTATCCTTGACGTCG from Chitinispirillales bacterium includes the following:
- the recO gene encoding DNA repair protein RecO; translated protein: MEKVLKGIVLQYIHFGETSAILKTITKDNGICSVLLHGVKKHGGNYGIGAVVEWQISKRYLEKNTLPKTSKYDIVENYSFGSDINKIAMRDCAFELILQVVPQENGDTFELYNLLEKYMKYLKKSDSEIFFGFWLFCIRFAKFLGYEIDLQNCINCSNILTDAFLSKQNGGFLCIKCHPKPNWKKEILTLLSKGGLEIYEKMQNIPIKEKILITGQLISYIQFHCGREKKLNSFDFFCGCLSLS
- a CDS encoding DUF2062 domain-containing protein — encoded protein: MNKFCVIIPVFNNEKTIKSVVCESQNYIEKVIVIDDGSTDRTSQIIDEIPNIVVHKFPQNRGKGAAIQKGFEIALKNGFSHAITLDADGQHFPQWIEIAINECEEKPENLFVAARTGEIIGEFAPKKNIFARKFGNLWIKIYTGFSLSDTQSGFRVYPIKKMKNIKFKTNRFEFEQEVLVKSAWAGIKLTEFSIPQFYQSQNERISHYRVFRDSIRISWFFVKTAFAKIHFVFNNELKSNISPRKAAFSFAIGVFLGIFPIYGFQMPAALAISTAAKLNRPLSALGTMISVPPLLPFILIASIWLGSIVFPDSIQKVETLTDLFSENKLEFLLKGGKCFIVGSVILAFILATISYLIAFLICLATRKKKELTHDNRLYKFI
- a CDS encoding HAD-IIA family hydrolase — protein: MKSIISDMDGVIYRGAKLIDGANEFIDRMIVNRVKFLFLTNNSEQTPRDLKQKLEKKGVKGVVESNFITSAMATAMFLKQQKEHATVYVVGGGGLINELYNVGFTISESNPDYVVVGKTTTNFNFETLKIAVRLIQKGAKFIGTNPDMTDPTENGTEPACGTLLAAIEAASGKKPYIIGKPNSLMMMMAAKKLGVHPEETVMIGDRMDTDIVGGMEAGMKTCLVLSGVSSAEDIDNFPYHPDSIFNSVADIDPLEF